In one Thunnus maccoyii chromosome 12, fThuMac1.1, whole genome shotgun sequence genomic region, the following are encoded:
- the cldn15la gene encoding claudin 15-like a codes for MSTAVEATGFIMCIVSWLVTGAALANDSWKISTVSGSVIISQRQFENLWQACAENSAGIAECRDFESMLALPGHIQAARALMIVSLLAGLGSMIVSLLGLKCIRIGSATEQSKAKIAVTGGILSIIAGLCCMTAVSWYAVRVVEDFNNPFYGGIKFELGVGLYMGWGGACLALLGGSCLCSACKRASAGGKKGAYYGNQPQKVYTATAKSDPDTARAYV; via the exons ATGTCGACGGCTGTGGAAGCAACCGGGTTCATCATGTGCATAGTCAGCTGGCTGGTCACCGGAGCGGCACTGGCTAACGACTCCTGGAAGATTTCGACCGTGTCTGGCAGCGTCATCATCTCCCAAAGACAGTTTGAAAACTTGTGGCAAGCCTGCGCCGAGAATAGCGCCGGCATCGCCGAGTGTCGTGACTTTGAATCAATGCTGGCCCTCCCCG GTCACATCCAGGCGGCTCGCGCTCTGATGATCGTCTCTCTGCTGGCCGGCCTCGGCTCCATGATCGTGTCTCTGCTCGGACTCAAGTGCATCAGGATCGGCTCGGCCACCGAACAATCCAAGGCCAAGATCGCCGTCACCGGAGGAATCCTGAGCATCATCGCTG GTCTGTGCTGTATGACAGCAGTTTCCTGGTACGCCGTCAGAGTGGTTGAAGACTTCAACAACCCGTTCTACGGCGGCATAAA gttcGAGCTGGGTGTGGGCCTCTACATGGGGTGGGGTGGAGCCTGTCTGGCCTTGTTGGGCGGAAGTTGTCTTTGTTCTGCCTGCAAGAGAGCGTCAGCTGGTGGAAAGAAAGG CGCCTACTATGGAAACCAGCCACAGAAGGTCTACACGGCTACAGCCAAGTCAGATCCAGATACGGCCAGAGCTTacgtctga
- the LOC121909287 gene encoding E3 ubiquitin-protein ligase TRIM39-like: MASTLENDLCCSVCHEIYKDPVILSCCHSFCRVCLQSWWTERAIRECPVCKRKFSKEFPPCNFMLRNLCETFIQERDQRASAGSDALCSLHSEKLKLFCVDHQQPVCVICQHAETHTNHRFKPIDEAAQQHKKKLEETLKPLKEKLKDFDQVKTKFDKTAEHIKVQAQHTERQIKEQFKKLHQFLEEEEEARMAALREEEEQKNQMMKEKMEALSREIAALSHTVRATEEKLRAEDVSFMLNYKAAVEKVQRCPLLDDPQLGTGALIDQAKHLGNLTFNIWNKMKEIVSYIPVILDPNTAHPNLILSEDLTSVSRGEEQQLPENPERFGDYVAILGSEGFNSGTHSWDVEVGNGTRWALGVLAETVERKGITQSGLWRVRYSDGEHSAVSGSDPPTALLPKRMFQRIRAAVIIKFNCELEFENLSVNQEDI; encoded by the exons ATGGCTTCCACGTTGGAGAATGATCTCTGCTGTTCTGTCTGCCATGAGATCTATAAAGATCCTGTCATTCTGTCATGTTGCCACAGCTTCTGTAGAGTCTGTCTGCAGAGCTGGTGGACAGAGAGAGCAATCCGTGAATGTCCAGTTTGCAAGAGAAAATTTTCAAAGGAATTCCCTCCTTGTAATTTTATGTTAAGGAACCTGTGTGAGACCTTCATACAGgagagagatcagagagcttcagCAGGCTCTGAcgctctctgcagtctgcactctgagaaactcaaactcttctgtgtggaccatcagcagccagtgtgtgtcatttgtcagcatgcagaaacacacaccaacCACAGATTCAAACCCATCGATGAAGCTGCGCAACAACACAAGAAGAAACTTGAGGAAACTCTGAAGCCCTTAAAGGAGAAGTTAAAGGATTTTGATCAAGTTAAAACAAAGTTTGataaaacagcagaacacattaaGGTCCAGGCccaacacacagagaggcagattaagGAGCAGTTTAAGAAGCTTCATCAGTTtctagaagaggaagaggaggccaggatggctgctctgagggaggaagaggagcagaagaatcagatgatgaaggagaagatggaggctctgagcagagagatagcagctctttcacacacagtcagagccacagaggagaaGCTGAGAGCTGAAGATGTCTCATTCATGTTAAACTACAAAGCTGCGGTGGAAAAAGTCCAgcgctgccccctgctggatgatccACAGCTGGGCACAGGAGCCCTCATAGACCaggccaaacacctgggcaacctgaccttcaacatctggaacaagaTGAAGGAGATAGTCTCCTACATTCCTGTcattctggatccaaacactgctCATCCAAACCTCATTCTGTCCGAGGATCTGACCAGTGTGAGCCGAGGAGAGGAACAGCAGCTTCCTGAAAACCCTGAGAGGTTTGGTGACTATGTCGCTATACTGGGCTCTGAGGGCTTTAACTCAGGGACCCACAGCTGGGATGTTGAGGTGGGAAATGGCACAAGATGGGCACTGGGTGTGTTGGCAGAGACTGTGGAGAGGAAAGGAATCACACAGTCTGGATTATGGAGAGTACGATACTCTGACGGTGAACACAGTGCAGTCTCCGGATCAGATCCACCCACTGCTCTCCTACCAAAGAGGATGTTCCAAAGGATTCGA GCTGCTGTTATTATAAAATTCAACTGTGAACTAGAGTTTGAAAACCTCTCAGTGAATCAGGAGGATATTTAA
- the crfb16 gene encoding cytokine receptor family member B16 isoform X1 — MNSLVMRLRQTGSLLLLLMMMMVLLDLTNYVWMLPALSRVSMESVDMRHTLKWRPLQSHCNSTVLYSVQFQGEFELMFLNGSWVDAPDCQQIRHTHCDLTFDLGSDSDYNLQVRAQCGSLLSPWTRLSRPFNRRDTVLSMPEMTVTAVGDALQVSFKKLPLTATINVTVWKRGDELQADVYMMPAEQTPLHVAALQEGAEYCVRAQTVLDTQLHSSSTDTHCVSITGPDASWKQMTTVTVTVIVMAGLLLAVFWSIIHCCPDFCQTYFHKEPLPLSLRPDWDIQILMNVQDAELCEQIHVVPAHLEDQSTELNMMDFVE, encoded by the exons ATGAACAGTCTGGTCATGAGACTGAGACAAACTGggagtctgctgctgctgctgatgatgatgatggtccTGCTGGACTTGACAAACT ATGTTTGGATGCTGCCGGCGCTCAGCAGAGTTTCCATGGAGTCTGTTGACATGAGACACACACTGAAGTGGCGCCCCCTGCAGTCTCACTGCAACTCAACAGTCCTCTACTCCGTCCAGTTCCAGGG GGAGTTCGAGCTGATGTTCCTGAACGGCAGCTGGGTGGACGCTCCTGACTGCCAGCAGATCCGCCACACTCACTGTgacctgacctttgacctgggATCTGACTCTGACTACAACCTCCAAGTCAGAGCGCAGTGCGGCTCGTTGCTGTCGCCCTGGACTCGACTCAGCCGACCCTTCAACCGCAGAGACA CGGTCCTGTCGATGCCTGAGATGACGGTGACGGCGGTAGGCGACGCTCTTCAGGTGTCTTTCAAGAAGCTTCCTCTCACAGCCACCATCAACGTGACGGTGTGGAAGAGAGGCGACGAGCTGCAG GCTGATGTCTACATGATGCCAGCTGAGCAGACCCCGCTGCATGTTGCCGCCCTGCAGGAGGGAGCAGAGTACTGCGTCAGAGCTCAGACCGTCCTGGACACTCagctccacagcagcagcaccgaCACTCACTGTGTGTCTATCACAg GTCCAGATGCTTCGTGGAAGCAGATGACCACTGTGACTGTCACTGTCATCGTCATGGCCGGTCTGCTGTTGGCTGTGTTCTGGTCCATCATTCACTGCTGTCCAGATTTCTGCCAAACATATTTCCATAAAGAGCCACTGCCTCTCTCACTG cgACCTGATTGGGACATTCAGATCCTGATGAACGTTCAGGATGCAGAGCTTTGTGAGCAGATCCATGTGGTGCCGGCACATCTGGAAGACCAAAGTACTGAACTGAACATGATGGATTTTGTGGAGTAA
- the saga gene encoding S-arrestin a — protein MSPKSVVFKKICKDKSVGVYMGTRDFVDRVDSVDPVDGIILIDPEALQGRKVFVTLSCIFRYGRDDMDVMGIAFRRELYLSTRQVYPPLQDREKGIHTRIQAKLMRKLGDNAYPFFFEFPDNLPCSVALQPSPHDVGKHCAVEFEIRAFSAESQDAKVRKRSSVNLMLRKVQYAPEGEGEAPSVETTKEFVMSDKPLHVKASLDKEIYYHGEVVKVHVDVTNNSSKNIKNIIVSVDQISNVVLYSNDSYVKSVAIEEFGDSVSSGATLQKDYKLLPLLANNRERRGIALDGKLKHEDTNLASSSIVKEGVLKEVMGIMVSYRVMVKLIVGGMMGSSEVGLEIPFKLMHPKPDAVKESEMEEEMVFQEFKRSYLKGMIADNEDEDGNVSGGDDMAPKEK, from the exons ATGAGTCCGAAAAGTGTCGTTTTCAAGAAGATCTGCAAGGACAAGTCG GTTGGAGTCTACATGGGCACAAGAGACTTTGTCGACCGTGTTGACTCCGTGGATCCAGTAG atggcatcatCCTCATTGATCCTGAGGCTCTGCAGGGGAGGAAAG TGTTCGTCACCCTGTCCTGCATCTTTCGCTACGGCAGAGATGACATGGATGTGATGGGGATAGCGTTCCGCAGAGAGCTTTACCTATCTACCCGCCAGGTCTACCCGCCTCTGCAGGACCGCGAGAAGGGAATCCACACGAGGATACAGGCCAAACTGATGCGCAAGCTGGGAGACAACGCCTACCCGTTCTTCTTCGAG TTTCCTGACAACCTTCCTTGCTCAGTGGCTCTCCAGCCATCACCCCATGATGTCGGCAAG CATTGTGCTGTGGAGTTTGAGATCAGAGCGTTCAGCGCTGAGAGTCAGGACGCTAAAGTACGCAAACG GAGTTCAGTGAATCTGATGCTCAGGAAGGTCCAGTACGCTccagaaggagagggagaagcgCCTTCTGTCGAAACCACCAAGGAGTTTGTCATGTCAGACAAACCGCTGCATGTCAAGGCCAGTCTGGACAAAGAG atTTATTACCATGGCGAGGTCGTCAAAGTGCACGTCGACGTCACAAACAACTCCAGCAAAAACATCAAGAACATCATCGTCTCTG TGGATCAAATCTCCAACGTGGTGTTGTACTCCAACGACAGCTACGTCAAATCTGTGGCCATCGAGGAATTTGG TGATTCAGTGTCTTCTGGAGCGACGCTGCAGAAAGACTACaagctgctgcctctgctggCCAATaacagggagaggaggggcATCGCTCTGGACGGCAAACTGAAGCATGAAGACACCAACTTGGCATCATCGAGCAT tgtCAAGGAAGGTGTGCTGAAGGAGGTTATGGGAATCATGGTTTCATACAGAGTCATGGTGAAGCTCATCGTTGGAGG GATGATGGGATCAAG TGAGGTCGGCCTGGAAATTCCCTTCAAACTGATGCATCCTAAACCTGATGCAG TGAAAGAGAG TGAAATGGAGGAGGAGATGGTTTTCCAGGAGTTCAAGCGCTCCTACCTGAAGGGGATGATTGCTGACAATGAGGACGAGGATGGCAACGTGTCAGGAGGTGACGACATGGCGCCCAAAGAGAAATAG
- the crfb16 gene encoding cytokine receptor family member B16 isoform X2: MRIPDVWMLPALSRVSMESVDMRHTLKWRPLQSHCNSTVLYSVQFQGEFELMFLNGSWVDAPDCQQIRHTHCDLTFDLGSDSDYNLQVRAQCGSLLSPWTRLSRPFNRRDTVLSMPEMTVTAVGDALQVSFKKLPLTATINVTVWKRGDELQADVYMMPAEQTPLHVAALQEGAEYCVRAQTVLDTQLHSSSTDTHCVSITGPDASWKQMTTVTVTVIVMAGLLLAVFWSIIHCCPDFCQTYFHKEPLPLSLRPDWDIQILMNVQDAELCEQIHVVPAHLEDQSTELNMMDFVE, from the exons ATGCGGATTCCAG ATGTTTGGATGCTGCCGGCGCTCAGCAGAGTTTCCATGGAGTCTGTTGACATGAGACACACACTGAAGTGGCGCCCCCTGCAGTCTCACTGCAACTCAACAGTCCTCTACTCCGTCCAGTTCCAGGG GGAGTTCGAGCTGATGTTCCTGAACGGCAGCTGGGTGGACGCTCCTGACTGCCAGCAGATCCGCCACACTCACTGTgacctgacctttgacctgggATCTGACTCTGACTACAACCTCCAAGTCAGAGCGCAGTGCGGCTCGTTGCTGTCGCCCTGGACTCGACTCAGCCGACCCTTCAACCGCAGAGACA CGGTCCTGTCGATGCCTGAGATGACGGTGACGGCGGTAGGCGACGCTCTTCAGGTGTCTTTCAAGAAGCTTCCTCTCACAGCCACCATCAACGTGACGGTGTGGAAGAGAGGCGACGAGCTGCAG GCTGATGTCTACATGATGCCAGCTGAGCAGACCCCGCTGCATGTTGCCGCCCTGCAGGAGGGAGCAGAGTACTGCGTCAGAGCTCAGACCGTCCTGGACACTCagctccacagcagcagcaccgaCACTCACTGTGTGTCTATCACAg GTCCAGATGCTTCGTGGAAGCAGATGACCACTGTGACTGTCACTGTCATCGTCATGGCCGGTCTGCTGTTGGCTGTGTTCTGGTCCATCATTCACTGCTGTCCAGATTTCTGCCAAACATATTTCCATAAAGAGCCACTGCCTCTCTCACTG cgACCTGATTGGGACATTCAGATCCTGATGAACGTTCAGGATGCAGAGCTTTGTGAGCAGATCCATGTGGTGCCGGCACATCTGGAAGACCAAAGTACTGAACTGAACATGATGGATTTTGTGGAGTAA